The proteins below come from a single Nocardiopsis gilva YIM 90087 genomic window:
- a CDS encoding glycosyltransferase produces MTLPETAADHRPLILATVGTDHHSFARLIEWLDAYAADHPEIRVLVQHGATRAPTTAEGTDFIEPTRLAALMREAAAVVTHGGPATITQARRAGRLPIAVARDPELGEHVDDHQLRFVARLDRARLVRSCCSQQQLTATLDKALDQPADFRLDTEGTDGATSTALQAGRMIDLLTAAVPDQPPIPSAEEAPRDSGWPDVTVVVPTRDRPELLRRTLRSIAAQDYPGRVISVVVYDHDDPDVSLATAGGDRPVRVLTNASTPGLAGARNTGILAARTDLVAFCDDDDTWLPGKLRTQVAVLLAEPETEVVCCGIRVVYDRTEARRVLDRTAVTFADLLRSRLTELHPSTFLIRREALVKGCGPVSETIPGSYGEDYELLLRLARRAPIRNIPEEGVRVLWHRNSHFSGRWQTISTALRWLLAQYPEFRLVRRGFARVAGQIAFAEAASGRRGASLEWALTTLRAHPAEARAYLALAVAGGLPAGLVLRTLHRRGKGV; encoded by the coding sequence GTGACACTCCCCGAGACCGCCGCCGACCACCGGCCGCTCATCCTGGCCACCGTCGGCACCGACCACCACTCGTTCGCGCGACTCATCGAGTGGCTCGACGCGTATGCCGCCGACCATCCCGAGATCCGTGTCCTGGTGCAGCACGGCGCCACCCGCGCCCCCACGACCGCGGAGGGCACCGACTTCATCGAACCGACCCGGCTCGCCGCGCTCATGCGCGAGGCCGCCGCCGTCGTCACGCACGGCGGCCCGGCCACGATCACCCAGGCCCGGCGCGCCGGGCGGCTGCCCATCGCCGTCGCCCGCGACCCCGAGCTCGGCGAGCATGTCGACGACCACCAGCTGCGCTTCGTCGCGCGTCTGGACCGCGCCCGGCTGGTCCGCTCCTGCTGCAGCCAGCAGCAGCTCACCGCCACCCTGGACAAGGCCCTCGACCAGCCCGCGGACTTCCGGCTCGACACGGAGGGCACGGACGGCGCCACCTCCACCGCCCTGCAGGCGGGACGCATGATCGACCTGCTCACCGCCGCCGTACCCGACCAGCCGCCGATCCCGTCGGCCGAGGAGGCGCCGAGGGACAGCGGATGGCCCGACGTGACGGTGGTGGTTCCCACGCGCGACCGCCCCGAGCTGCTCCGCCGCACCCTGCGCTCGATCGCCGCGCAGGACTACCCGGGGCGCGTCATCAGCGTCGTGGTCTACGACCACGACGATCCCGACGTCTCGCTGGCCACCGCCGGCGGCGACCGGCCCGTCCGCGTCCTCACCAACGCGTCCACCCCGGGGCTGGCCGGTGCCCGCAACACCGGCATCCTCGCGGCGCGGACCGACCTGGTCGCCTTCTGCGACGACGACGACACCTGGCTGCCCGGAAAGCTGCGCACCCAGGTCGCGGTGCTGCTGGCCGAGCCCGAGACGGAGGTGGTCTGCTGCGGGATCCGGGTCGTCTACGACCGCACCGAGGCGCGGCGTGTCCTCGACCGCACCGCCGTCACCTTCGCCGACCTGCTGCGGTCCCGCCTCACCGAGCTGCACCCCTCGACCTTCCTGATCCGGCGCGAGGCGCTGGTCAAGGGATGCGGCCCGGTCAGTGAGACGATCCCCGGCTCCTACGGGGAGGACTATGAGCTGCTGCTGCGGCTGGCGCGGCGCGCCCCCATCCGCAACATCCCCGAGGAGGGGGTGCGGGTGCTGTGGCACCGGAACTCGCACTTCAGCGGCCGGTGGCAGACCATCTCCACCGCACTGCGCTGGCTGCTGGCCCAGTACCCGGAGTTCCGGCTGGTGCGGCGCGGTTTCGCGCGCGTCGCCGGGCAGATCGCGTTCGCCGAAGCGGCGTCGGGGCGGCGCGGCGCCTCCCTGGAGTGGGCGCTGACCACGCTGCGCGCCCACCCCGCCGAGGCCCGCGCCTATCTGGCCCTCGCGGTCGCGGGCGGGCTTCCGGCCGGGCTGGTCCTGCGCACTCTGCACCGCCGCGGCAAGGGGGTGTAG
- a CDS encoding glycosyltransferase family 28 protein translates to MPTAPILFVASSGGHLAQLWSLRPWWEDRERAWVTFRTPDAVPLLEGEDVTWAYHPTTRNIGNLLRNTALAVRTFGHRRPSTVISTGAGVALPFFVLAWLLRVPTVYIEVYDRIDRPTLTTRLCRPFTRLFLAQWDEQRTFLPSTAITVGPLL, encoded by the coding sequence ATGCCTACCGCCCCGATCCTCTTCGTCGCATCCAGTGGGGGCCACCTTGCCCAGTTATGGTCCCTGCGTCCCTGGTGGGAGGATCGAGAGCGCGCCTGGGTCACGTTCCGTACGCCCGACGCCGTTCCCCTGCTCGAAGGTGAGGACGTCACCTGGGCGTACCACCCCACCACGCGGAACATCGGCAACCTGCTGCGCAACACGGCGCTGGCGGTGCGCACGTTCGGCCACCGCCGCCCGTCCACGGTCATCAGCACGGGAGCGGGCGTGGCCCTCCCCTTCTTCGTCCTGGCCTGGCTGCTGCGCGTCCCGACCGTCTACATCGAGGTCTACGACCGCATCGACCGCCCCACGCTGACGACCCGGCTGTGCCGTCCCTTCACCCGGCTCTTCCTCGCCCAATGGGACGAACAGCGCACCTTCCTGCCGTCAACCGCCATCACCGTGGGGCCGCTGCTGTGA
- a CDS encoding lipopolysaccharide biosynthesis protein: protein MSREETGGAADPLLRRVARGGAVNLVGAVAGAVLNTLLVIAVTRGFDQRTAGILFAATSVFLIAAAVANLGTSNGIVYFVARLRAMGAAGQVKRVLRLALGPVTVVSAVAGAAMFAFAGEVAALIGSPDARAYVRILAVFLPFAVFTDAALAATRAFHDMRATALVDRVGRPLAQLALVGGVALTGSVGLLTIAWAGPYLPAAVLVAVWLRAIISRAPSSVDLGDIGEKTGPDTPLSPRSTGRGEGVTAREFWGFSLPRSVASIAQLGNQRLGIVLVAALQGAVEAAVFTAATRFIAVGQFTTQAIQLAAQPRLAELLAVDDRRGATALYQSATVWLICLTWPLFLPVIVYAPLVMGLFGDAYVAGADVLAVICAAQLTAAALGMGDLVLTMAGRTAWNLVDNLLALAANVALCLVLVPHMGAVGAAAGWLAAIAVRKVLPLLQLAVALGLHPFSRRWLMAVAVCLVWFGGVPLACAATLGTGWVSLTVALGIGCAGYLPTLWRLRGVLEPATRGAQPLAGAGFPRPRIPKR, encoded by the coding sequence GTGAGCCGCGAGGAGACCGGCGGGGCCGCCGACCCGCTGCTGCGCCGAGTAGCGCGGGGCGGGGCCGTCAACCTGGTGGGAGCCGTGGCTGGGGCCGTCCTGAACACGCTGCTGGTCATCGCCGTCACCCGCGGCTTCGACCAGCGGACGGCCGGGATCCTGTTCGCCGCCACCTCGGTGTTCCTGATCGCCGCGGCGGTCGCGAACCTGGGGACCTCCAACGGCATCGTGTACTTCGTGGCGCGGCTGCGCGCCATGGGCGCGGCCGGGCAGGTGAAGCGCGTGCTGCGGCTCGCGCTCGGGCCGGTCACGGTGGTGTCGGCCGTGGCCGGGGCCGCCATGTTCGCGTTCGCGGGCGAGGTGGCGGCGCTGATCGGCTCCCCGGACGCCCGGGCCTACGTGCGGATCCTCGCGGTGTTCCTGCCGTTCGCCGTGTTCACCGACGCCGCGCTGGCGGCGACCCGGGCCTTCCACGACATGCGGGCGACCGCGCTGGTGGACCGGGTGGGGCGCCCACTGGCCCAGCTGGCGCTGGTCGGCGGTGTGGCGCTGACGGGCTCGGTGGGACTGCTGACGATCGCGTGGGCCGGGCCGTACCTGCCCGCCGCCGTCCTGGTCGCGGTCTGGCTGCGCGCGATCATAAGCCGCGCCCCCTCCTCCGTTGATCTCGGGGATATCGGGGAGAAAACCGGCCCGGATACCCCACTATCTCCGAGATCAACGGGGCGGGGGGAGGGCGTGACCGCCCGGGAGTTCTGGGGTTTCTCGCTGCCGCGGTCGGTCGCGAGCATCGCCCAGCTCGGCAATCAGCGGCTCGGCATCGTGCTGGTCGCCGCGCTGCAGGGCGCGGTCGAGGCGGCGGTGTTCACCGCGGCGACGCGCTTCATCGCGGTGGGCCAGTTCACCACGCAGGCCATCCAGCTGGCGGCCCAGCCACGGCTGGCCGAGCTGCTCGCCGTGGACGACCGGCGCGGCGCCACCGCCCTCTACCAGTCGGCCACGGTGTGGCTGATCTGCCTGACCTGGCCGCTCTTCCTGCCGGTGATCGTCTACGCCCCGCTGGTGATGGGGCTGTTCGGCGACGCCTACGTCGCCGGGGCCGACGTCCTGGCCGTCATCTGCGCGGCGCAGCTGACGGCGGCGGCCCTGGGCATGGGCGACCTGGTGCTGACCATGGCCGGGCGGACCGCCTGGAACCTGGTCGACAACCTGCTCGCGCTGGCGGCCAATGTGGCGCTCTGCCTGGTGCTGGTCCCGCACATGGGGGCGGTGGGCGCGGCGGCGGGGTGGCTGGCGGCGATCGCCGTCCGCAAGGTGCTGCCGCTCCTCCAGCTCGCGGTCGCACTGGGCTTGCACCCCTTCAGCCGCCGCTGGCTCATGGCGGTGGCCGTCTGCCTGGTGTGGTTCGGCGGCGTCCCGCTGGCCTGCGCGGCCACCCTCGGAACGGGGTGGGTCTCGCTGACGGTCGCCCTGGGCATCGGCTGCGCGGGCTATCTCCCGACACTGTGGCGGCTCCGCGGGGTCCTGGAGCCGGCGACGCGGGGCGCCCAGCCCCTGGCAGGCGCGGGGTTTCCCCGTCCGCGAATTCCAAAACGCTGA
- a CDS encoding sulfotransferase domain-containing protein, with amino-acid sequence MVTISSATRHVPDTLKRTVRSTWGMFGQATRRTRVLPTFLIVGAQRCGTTSLFKALAQHPHVVGPVLRKGVHYFDTAYERGGDWYRGHFPTRGATRARGDRPRVEVGESSPYYLFHPLAAERIARDLPGVKVIVLLRDPVERAYSAHSHERARGFESETFERAVALEEERLAGEEARLRADPTAYSHSHQHHAYLARGRYAQQLLRLEEQLGRDRMHVMESEDFFATPEPLFAEVERFLGIPHAHGVRFDRHNARPRAEMPESLRRRLTDYFAKADEQLAVWWGRTPSWRA; translated from the coding sequence TTGGTTACGATCTCATCCGCCACGCGCCACGTGCCCGACACACTGAAGCGGACCGTCCGCTCCACCTGGGGCATGTTCGGCCAGGCCACCCGGCGGACCCGCGTGCTGCCCACCTTCCTCATCGTCGGTGCTCAGCGCTGCGGGACCACATCCCTGTTCAAGGCGTTGGCGCAGCACCCGCACGTGGTCGGTCCGGTACTGCGCAAGGGTGTGCACTACTTCGACACCGCCTATGAGCGTGGAGGGGACTGGTACCGGGGGCACTTCCCGACCCGGGGAGCCACCCGGGCGCGCGGTGACCGCCCGCGGGTCGAGGTGGGCGAGTCCAGCCCCTACTACCTGTTCCACCCGCTGGCCGCCGAGCGCATCGCGCGCGACCTGCCCGGCGTCAAGGTCATCGTGCTGCTCCGCGACCCGGTGGAGCGCGCCTACTCCGCGCACAGCCACGAGCGGGCCCGCGGGTTCGAGTCCGAGACGTTCGAGCGGGCGGTGGCCCTGGAGGAGGAGCGCCTCGCCGGCGAGGAGGCCCGGCTCCGCGCCGATCCCACCGCCTACTCCCACTCCCACCAGCACCACGCCTATCTGGCCCGCGGACGCTACGCCCAGCAGCTGCTGCGACTGGAGGAACAGTTGGGCCGCGACCGCATGCACGTCATGGAGAGTGAGGACTTCTTCGCCACCCCGGAGCCGCTGTTCGCCGAGGTCGAGCGCTTCCTGGGGATCCCGCACGCCCACGGGGTCCGGTTCGACCGCCACAACGCCCGCCCCCGCGCCGAGATGCCCGAGTCGCTGCGCCGACGGCTGACCGACTACTTCGCCAAGGCCGACGAACAGCTCGCCGTCTGGTGGGGCCGCACCCCCTCGTGGCGCGCGTGA
- a CDS encoding phosphotransferase, translating into MNGETTYLTDLAEVLWPCGGLLGRGTDTTPPSREPVPRPREAEVREYLPVPSAHNPRVILPVTNRYAAARGISAFAQRHSFTARVRTALLTTAFSSGLAPLLLRDRLHVGSGRTIEHALATALDRDVVIAIHIGPPRANRKPVLLLLTPAGRTIGYAKIGVNDLTSRLVRAETDALRRLAEARLRDITVPRLIHAGEWNGHPMLVQEALPVGDQTDRPTRRQLLRCVLQICDLETVREIRLFASPYHRTLVNRIATLGERPEAHALRDAFDRLPDVPLPFGAWHGDLTRWNVASTPRRAFVWDWERLAFDAPLGFDALHYELNECVQVGTHQGVQRWLDSGARLLRDPLIAGAGLRPETVSTVMALYLIDLATRYLHDRQLEAGGRLAAVDDWLLPVLSGLGERAVQEALEARRVS; encoded by the coding sequence ATGAACGGCGAAACCACCTATCTGACCGACCTGGCCGAGGTTCTGTGGCCGTGCGGCGGGCTCCTCGGACGCGGGACGGATACCACCCCACCATCCAGGGAACCCGTGCCTCGGCCCCGTGAGGCCGAGGTGCGCGAATACCTCCCGGTCCCCTCGGCGCACAATCCCCGGGTCATCCTCCCGGTCACCAACCGCTACGCGGCGGCCCGCGGGATCTCCGCCTTCGCCCAGCGCCACTCCTTCACCGCGCGCGTGCGCACCGCCCTGCTCACGACGGCGTTCTCCAGCGGACTGGCCCCTCTGCTGCTACGCGACCGGCTGCACGTGGGATCGGGCCGCACCATCGAGCACGCGCTCGCCACCGCGCTGGACCGCGATGTCGTCATCGCCATCCACATCGGTCCGCCGCGCGCCAACCGCAAGCCCGTCCTCCTCCTGCTCACTCCGGCCGGGCGCACCATCGGCTACGCCAAAATCGGGGTCAACGACCTGACCTCGCGGCTGGTCCGGGCCGAGACCGACGCACTGCGGCGCCTCGCCGAGGCCCGCCTGCGGGACATCACCGTCCCCCGGCTCATCCACGCCGGGGAGTGGAACGGCCACCCGATGCTGGTGCAGGAGGCGCTGCCTGTCGGTGATCAGACCGACCGGCCCACGCGGCGCCAACTCCTTCGCTGCGTGCTGCAGATCTGCGACCTGGAGACGGTCCGCGAGATCCGGCTGTTCGCCAGCCCGTACCACCGGACCCTGGTCAACCGGATCGCCACCCTCGGCGAGCGCCCCGAGGCCCACGCACTGCGTGACGCCTTCGACCGGCTGCCCGACGTACCGCTCCCGTTCGGCGCCTGGCACGGCGACCTGACCCGGTGGAACGTCGCCAGCACTCCGCGCCGCGCGTTCGTGTGGGACTGGGAGCGGCTGGCGTTCGACGCCCCGCTGGGCTTCGACGCGCTGCACTACGAGCTGAACGAGTGCGTGCAAGTCGGCACCCACCAGGGGGTGCAGCGCTGGCTCGACAGCGGCGCCCGGCTGCTGCGCGATCCCCTGATCGCCGGTGCCGGGCTCCGCCCGGAGACGGTCTCCACCGTTATGGCCCTCTATCTCATCGACCTGGCCACCCGCTACCTGCACGATCGGCAACTGGAAGCCGGCGGGCGGCTGGCCGCGGTGGACGACTGGCTGCTCCCGGTCCTCTCCGGGCTGGGGGAACGCGCCGTACAGGAGGCACTGGAGGCGCGGAGGGTCAGCTAG